The genomic segment tgacccGTGttatgttcttttatttatttagactatttgaataatataaagtTGTGGCctactgaacccccaactgctgcctgggcgccgcagcataaatgatgaacactgctctgggtgtgtgttcatggtgtgtgtgtgtgtgttcactgctgtgtgtgtgtgtgcactgtggatgggttaaatgtagagcatgaaTTCACCATAGAGTAtaagtcaccatacttggctgaatgtcatatcacttttttcactttaaaattgtgtatgtttatagataataggccttgtgttcagtaaacaaaaaatattttgttctgatatttttgaggttaacatgactatttatgttgtgacaacttgtgatattaagttatttttttatttaactgtttattttcatattttcttacCATATACAGAAAAAAGAACAAGAGAacatatagtaaaaaaataaaaaaataaattaataataataaaaaaaaaacttcaatccatattaatacataaaatccATATTAATCAATACTATCAATAATGTTATTGTTTGTCAAACACATCCTAAATAATCTTGGGGAGACCaatcatttacaaaaatatcCAGAGTTCCATACAGTACATTATGCAGTCTTTCGTATGGTAACAGTGACAAAAGTTTTTCACGCAAAAGAGTTACAGTAGGAGGGTGTTCTTTAATCCAAACATGACGTATGGAAAGGCGAGCAGCATAAAGAATTAtagatattgtttttttattaagttattttaagttgggtggactttagtccccgcttgttaagtttactcaaaaaagcgCTTGCAATAAGTTGCCTTATTTTTATAAGTTGACgcaacttttcttttttacagtgtgccCGATGTTAATAAAGTTATAAAGTTAAGGGCATAGTATAAGTAGGCACATTGGGACGCACTAACTATCTTAATAGATGAGCCCAATTCATTCTAACACactgaatttattcaaaaacGAAACACCAGTGTGTTGCTGGGATTTGCTTTGTGTAAAACCATGTTTGTTGGGACACTTGCTTTATTTACTGTGGTGGCTGTGACATGGGATGTCGAAAAGAAGACAGGGGCTTGTGTACTGTAGCAAGTGTATGACTTAAATGCTTAATTGATATTTGATGTCATGGgctaaatttcaattaaaaataaagtctaaaaaataaataaataaaatgtctttcCAAGATGTCATTTATCTGGTCAGAGACCAAAAGTCAGCACACTTCAACCCAGATCTGTCAGAAACAACACTTCTACAAACCACATACTTTGTTTTGATAGTGAATATGCTTAGTGTTGTCTTTAAAGAGTTGTGTACACctttcagttttatttctatattgTTTTTCCTCATTTTATATTGGCCAGTACAAAGAAGACTTGCCATCATTTCTGCAAATTAAAGGCGAAGGTGGCTGGCAAAAATGAAACCAAAGATTCAGCATGGGGAATTCTGGCTGACATACTGAAAACAATATCACAGGCTGTGTTTCCCTCATTAGCTCACTATGGTCATTAGTTCCATTGAACTCTTTTGGTAACAACGGAACTTGTGACCACGTTGCTTTTAGGAAATGCACTCCACATCAACAAACTTTCTGTTACTATATTAGCTACTATTTGAACATTGCTGTTTAAATATGGTAAATGTACAACtgggaaaaaaatgaattataagtttataaaaataaaactaattaattcCCGGTCTTTTTGCACAACTACCCCTTATTTTTTACCTTGCATGGTACAAAATATAAAGAAGAGATTAAGAAAATATTGCTTATGTGCTAAACTTTCCATTATCTTCAACAAACGTGCATGAGGAGATCAAGTGAATGGGGATGGAATGGCTTCAGCTTCATAACAGACAATTAAGGAGAAATATGACATCTGTCAATGAAGGAGGAATACTTCAGTTGTAGTATTAACGACGAGAGACATATTTTATCTTAAAGTGCTCCTGAATGAAACCATAAAagtcaatttattaatttagcagatgctcaATTTCAAATCAGCGTATAAACAAGGAACATCACAGCAATTTATCTTGAGGAATAGTATTCATTGCACACAATGCCAagtttaaagaataaataaataaacaaccaaaGAAAAAAGAGTCATAGTAAGTGTATATGTTTACACTCATGTATCAGTTACTGTAAGTGCTTGAGGACGAGGTGTGTTGAAAGTTGTGATGGTGTCAGCAGATCAGATGGAGGTTGGCAGTTCACTCCACCAAAGAGGAACACAGGGTTCCCACGGGTCTTTAAAAACGTAAGACGTTTAGGCTTTTAATAATTCTTGAAGAGGTCAAATATTCTGAAAAGAAGTCTTACATGTTATTTTCAGAAGAATAGATTAATGCAGATTCACATGGCTGAGTTTAAAGGCAGTCACACTGGACAtttctccattgacttccattcatatgcATGTGAATGCAGGAAAACATAAACAGATACACATTTCACTGCATATTTTGCAAATATGCTCATTTTCTGACCCTTAAACTCACATGACATGAAAATGAGTAACCAATGAAAGATCAATATGCTTTACAGGGTGATCTCTTGACTACATTTCAAATAACACAAACTTTAAAGCTGCAAGTAGATGATACCTTCATGTTTTAAATAAGAAaagtattatttgttatttatttactgacaTTATATTCCAAATATTGCAGTGGCCAAAAAATTTCAGAGGCTAAAAAGTCTTTTGTAATCACAGCTTTAATCACAGGGATATTTGGCTGTCCCAGATGAGAGATTGCCATCACGAAGCAGTCGTGCTGATTTCTGTAAGTGTGGCTCTAAACGGTGGTCCTGTGTCGTACAGTGAGAGCGGTTCACAGAAGCCCACTGTCACGGTCTTGTGATCAAAGATAAGCTACGATCATTTTCTGACTGTATCATAAATTCAGCATGATCATCACACAGCGTGTTTGCTGCTATATGACCCATGTTAACTGACCAGCCAATAACAATGGGAGGTGAAATAAACATGACACAGCgctaaaacataaaactgcttACCTCAAGCTCTTATCCCTTCCTCTTTCACCACTTCCAATTTTTTCAGCACACATAAAAATTAGAACTGCCAGAGTGTGATTCATCATCCTCTTTTTCTTCACCACTCACACATGCTGATGAAGTTTTATTATCCTATAGTAGCATGTGTCATAGCCTACCACACCACTCAGTTGGTGACATCATCATATATCTGCATACTTTTCATACCCAAGTTCATCAGATCCATATTGCAGTTTGATTTGCTGTGATCTTGTAGGATCACTATAATTGTGCAGTGTGTTGAAGGCTTAAAGCTTTGAGCAAAGCTTTTCCATTCCCACTTACCAGAGAAACCAAACTCAGGTTCTGAAGTACAGATTTgggttctttttttccttttcccaCCTTTGTAAATAAATTGATTCAGCCAGTCAGTCATTGCTCACTGATGTCcatttcacagtttttgtttaataaatgttgtttttgtaataaatgccagtatatattattaaatatagctAATTCCTCCATAATCTTATTTAgtgaaaacttattttttgaataCATAATGCATTCTGatatgtattttgtgtgtgtgccatTTAAGATCAAATTAATTCAGAtcttaaatataattacattttatgctAAAGTAACCCTGGAACTGAAAGTTTGGGAAGTTCCTCTTTGGAAGAAATGACCATatgacacaacaacaacaacctgctGTAGCAGTCAAATACATGTTTGAAAAATACTGCAACACAGACAAAAATGAGCTATATTGATTGCTATATTTTTAAGGGTCTAAACAAATacttgtgtttgtatgtgtatatacatatttatataattacaattgttgttttgcaatttaaataaattaatactgtaACTTTCCAATAATTCAGAAGCAGGAAATTACTGATGAAAGAGCATTGTGCATGATTATTTGTGTCTGCATTACAGTTATATCCACAGTATtattcagttacattacttttcaattggttgtatatttatatttaagtaaacaaacaaaaaaatactgataCCTTTATGAACGAGTAAATGTACTTTTGCACCAAGCACTGATTGTCATTCATGACCttatgtgttattattttaatgtttgtgatcGATGTTTAGACTATTAGGTCATTAACCTTCACTATATTTAGACATTCTATTGATTAGGAACCGAAGCTGAATAATGAAATTACTGACTTCTGTAAAACTGGTTATAGCTGAACTGAACTTGTTTCAGAACAGATGAATTTCCCACTCATACTGATCTACAGTATCTGAATCATCACTGAACTAACCTGAGCGAAATAATCTCACTGTTGTCTCTTACAGCTGCTGTGTCCATAATTCTGTTTATCTCTGTGAAGCTGCTTCAATCAATCAAACTGCTTTAGAAATAAAGATGATTTGACTTGATTATATCAGTGGATCTCAAACATTTTAACTCAAAGGTCTACAATATTCTACAGCCCCATAATACATTCAGAGATTTCAGAAGTTTCAAGAAAAACTTCaacaaaaacagtaattattTAGGGCCAAATAAAGACATATGACTTCggatctttattttttatttaaatttactttagAGTTcgatcattttaatattaatattaataaagtaacttaaatacttaaaatagaaattatatttcCTTAATATATCAATGATCAATAGattaattgatttaataatatattgttattatgtcacaatatattgaataatacatAAGTATTTGCTGCTTTTCATGGTTTGAAAAATATGtgacaaatcatttattaatatatcacaatgtaattttatattcagTAATACACTTTATAACATAGACGTACATGTGATAAGATATGGTACTGCGTGTGTGTGAATCTATTGAATATATGTTTACTCGTGCAGTACATGCACACATATATTGTCTAAAATTGtagcttttttatttgttacaatcTGTACATTTGTGTCATGATGGTACTTCACATAAGGACAAACAGGAACTAAACGGGAACATATCCATGACTCTTCTGAAACAAAAATAAGAGGTTATATACAGtagattgggggggggggttatatcaCAGACTAAATCAAACACTTTAGACAAAGACATGAAGGACAGAGACGGAGAAGGTGTATAAACATGACCGAGGAAGGGAACTAATGAACAGACTAGACATCTTACACGGTGTTGTTTgctgaactttttttattttctttggttAAAAGCTGCCATTTTGgtttttaattggaaaaaaatttggaaaaatgtattatccatgttatttgttttaatgtgacaaCACAAGAAGCGTTGCTGTTTTCGGCATATGGTTATGTCTACAAGTGcacatcttttaaaataaaaacagtactgGCAAACAGTTCAAATGCATCACAATAAATTCTAGCTCTTTTACTATTTTACTTTATTCTCTGAAATCCTGTTTACAGTGAACCTGGGCCTTGCAGCTTGACTGCTAGTAATGGAATATCAAAATAAACTGTTAGCTCAATGCCCGACTCTAAGGTATGAGTTATGAGTTATGAATAAGTCATGACAGGTCTGAATCAAGGATATAAGTGACTCACCCATGTAGCCATTGCAGCATGAAAATatgttaaaacaataataatattaatgtcagTGAGATGATTAGTGTAGGAGAACCCTAGCATGTTCATGTGGACGAGAGAGTTCCCGACAGCACTGTCTGTGCGTTACATGAGTGTGTTGCCCTGAGGAGTGCTGGCCGAGTCTGTGCCGAGCTCCCTGAGCCCCCTGCAGCGGCCCGGAGACAGACGCAGGGTGTTTAACAGAGAGCTCCTGAAAGACTTACAGAGGAAGAAGTAGATGAGAGGATCCAGCACAGAGTTAAGGGAGGACAGCCACAGCGTGCTCTCCTTCAGCTGGAAGAAAAGCAGCTTCTGCTGGCAATCGAACATGCTTTCTCGGGTCTGGCTGATGGTGTAGGGCACTCGGGAGAAGTGGAAGGGAACGAAGCACACGAAGAAGACGGCCAACACCAGGAACACGTTGGCTTGAATGTTCTGAGGGGTGTTCGTCCCGGGCCTTCCCTGGTGTTGAGCTCGTGTGCGGGCGTAAGACTTGTAGAGCTCTTTCGAGATGAGTGTGTAGCATACTATTACTGTCACGAGGTTTCCCCAAAAGATCACCTGGCACACGTGGTTGACCAGCTCGTGCCACTTCAGTCCCATCTCTGTCTTGAGGTCACTGCATTTAAAGTGGCTTGAAGTGCTGGGCCGGCTCGTCAGGATTACGTTAGGCAGAGAAAGAGCCAACAGCGATGTCCATATGAAGCCCGAGAGGAGCTTTCTGTACAGCAGGCGTCTAGGGTTGGTGCCTACAAACGGCCGAATGGTCTTTCTGCAGCGATCGATGCTGATCAAGCCGAAGAAGAGGATGCTGATGTACATGGTGAGGTAGAAGAGCACAGATGACACTCGACAGACGAACACACGCTCACCGACTGATGCTAGGTTCGCATCGGCGAGGATCTTGAAGGGGAAGGTGAGGGTCATGATAATGTCGGCCACCACGATGTTCTTCAGATAGATGATGAAGTGAGATTTACTGGGGATTCGGAGGAACACCCATGCTGCCAGGCCGTTCAGTGACAAGCCCAGGATGAAGAGGATGGTGTAGAGAAGAGGGAACACGGTTGTCTTCAGAGCGCTGTCCCGTGAACAGGCCTCCGTCGACTCATTCCTGAAGGTCTGGTTGGAGTCAGTGTCCGTGGTGAATGCCAGCGCTGTTCTAAACTCCATGGATGTGTAATGTCTGTCACATAAAACTACACATTAGCTATGAATAGAATAGAAGAACTTCAGTTTTTAACATTCTCCTTGACTCATATTCTTAGTGCATAATACAAGGGTTTATTGTTGAATATGTTATTAGAAGCCAGCGCATAAAACTGCGTATTACTTCTAAAGCAAGCTGACAATGTCTGTTTGGAGGAAATGTCAAGCTGCTGCCATTCCTTTGtgatttatgaagaaaaaaaaaatagaaaaaagaaaaaaacaagaccaACTGCTCCAACTACTATTATGAAACATGAGCTATTTATTTGAAAGTTTTCGATTTGAGAGCGAAAGCTTAACAGCCTCTTCCCTTGAGTTACAGTGTTCTCCAGTAGATAGTGTTTATGATAAAGGAAATGTTAGAGGTCATTGTTTAGGATTATTAAGCCATTTGAAGTGATTTTAGAAGAATATTACTTTCTTAAAGACTTTATACTTCCATTAAAATGTAATCTTAATActactatttatttaatgtttacaaTATTGGAATTCACTGAAATATATAACAAGTAACCAGTAAATAACATTCAACAAGTAATTCCATTCAAGATATATTTCCATTCAAAATACAATCTAGAAAAGTGGAGAGTAGAGGTCAATTAATGAATGTATTAAtcttaaaacacattaataatcAAAACTGTTTTGCAAGTCACTTGAGTAAAGTGTCATTGTAATATGAAAATGTAACACCTACCTCAACGAGATGCAAGGATCAAATGTGATGCTTTTACTTGAAATAGGTCTTGAGTCACTTCTTGGTTTTTGGAAACAAGTTTGATTTTAGGGCCTTTCTGAAAGGAAACGAATCTTTCATCCCCCCTTCTGCTTTTGGTTTCCTGCTATGCCATGCAGACACAAGGAGAAGTGTCTAACGGTCTGAAAGCTGCTgtaacatcaactgtgctttggTTCACCATCTGTTGTGCTGACAGAGCCAAAGTGGTGACTTAAATaccactgaaaaaaacaacaacaacaacaacaacaaggggGAATCACATTTgacatttgaatttaattatttatttaattagaatttgtaaatacatatataaaaaaatgtagtgCTTCAATCAATGTTGTTTCAAAGTATCTTTACAGAATATTCTGCCTTAATGTCTCAAAGCACCCCTGTggcaaaacaacaacagcaacaacaaaaatgttaagGTAGTGAAAGAAAAACCTTATCCTCTGGCAGTAGTGCTGGGAAGTCcggttcttttccgcgaacccgTTCTTtgggacagttcgattcaataaccattggcgatgacgtaatggcgtcaagtctatcaaataagtcagtaatcataactttagtcagttaaaaacctcataattcATGAACAGTTTACAATTCAGTTTTGCAACAGCGCACCCAAAtaaagtaacagcaataatgtgcatacaaggatttaagtcttgaagatataaagtaaataaattaggtgtcatcagcgcagaaaccatgatccacttactgtacataatccattgcgatttattagttattaaataaacttacatttCGCCAGATatcccttcatccaagccctctacccattagcacagaatca from the Carassius gibelio isolate Cgi1373 ecotype wild population from Czech Republic chromosome A15, carGib1.2-hapl.c, whole genome shotgun sequence genome contains:
- the LOC128028666 gene encoding P2Y purinoceptor 12-like — protein: MEFRTALAFTTDTDSNQTFRNESTEACSRDSALKTTVFPLLYTILFILGLSLNGLAAWVFLRIPSKSHFIIYLKNIVVADIIMTLTFPFKILADANLASVGERVFVCRVSSVLFYLTMYISILFFGLISIDRCRKTIRPFVGTNPRRLLYRKLLSGFIWTSLLALSLPNVILTSRPSTSSHFKCSDLKTEMGLKWHELVNHVCQVIFWGNLVTVIVCYTLISKELYKSYARTRAQHQGRPGTNTPQNIQANVFLVLAVFFVCFVPFHFSRVPYTISQTRESMFDCQQKLLFFQLKESTLWLSSLNSVLDPLIYFFLCKSFRSSLLNTLRLSPGRCRGLRELGTDSASTPQGNTLM